The following is a genomic window from Acidisarcina sp..
TCTGTTCCGACAGCGTCATCGACCTTAACTTTGCAGCGGCATTGCACCTGGAGAATTCGCGGCACGCCGATGCCCTGGTGCCGCCTTCGCTGCTTGCGTGGCTCGAAGGCGGCACGCTCACGCACAAGACAACCCTGGACGCCATCGCCTATCTTCCTGCGCATCTGTGGCAGGGCAAGCACGGCGAGACGCTCCGGTATCGCCATGATGAAATCCGGATGCTGACGCCGCTGCCGGATGCGCGTTCCCTGCGCGACTTCTACGCCTTTGAGGCCCACGTCCAGAGCGGCTTTGAGAAGCGCAATGAGGCCATGCCGAAGGAGTGGTACGAGATACCCGTCTACTACCAGACAGGCCACCACAACCTTATCGGCTCCGACCAGGACGTGCTGTGGCCGAGCTTTACGGAGCGATTTGACTATGAGCTGGAACTGGCCGCTATCATCGGGCGGGAAGGCCGCAATATCAAGGCCGAAGAGGCACGCCAGTACATCGCTGGATACACCATCCTGAATGACTTCAGCGCGCGGGATATGCAAAAGCGCGAGATGAAAGTTCGCCTCGGACCTGCGAAGGGAAAGCACTGGTGCTCTGGACTGGGACCATGGATGGTGACCGCCGATGAACTGACCAATCCCTACGACCTGGTGATGACCGCACGCGTGAACGGCGAAGAATGGTCTCGTGGCTACTCCGGCGATCTGCATTGGAAATTTGAACAGATGATTGAGTTCCTCACCCTGGATGACACCATCTATCCCGGCGACATCATCGGCTCGGGAACCGTAGGAACGGGCTGCGGACTGGAGTTGGACAAGTGGGTTCAGCCGGGCGACACACTCGAACTGGAAATCGAAAAGATAGGAGTACTGCGCAATCGCGTAGTGCGAAAGTAAGCGGAGCCACAAACGGAGAGTGCCCTATGTTTCCCCTGAAAAAAGGCAAGACCGCACAACAAGCGCACGTTGGACTACCGCAGGGTACTTACGAAGAAGAACATGGGCGCAAAGGTTTCTACGGAAAAGCCGCGCACCTTTACCACACACATCCGCCGACAGACTGGATTCGCTTCGAGGGGAAACTCCGGCCGCATCTTTTCGATCTGAACAAGCTGGAGCCAGGCGACCATAAAGACCCGGCAGGAGGGCCGGAGACCTTTCTCCACAACCAGGATGTGCTCCTCTCCGTGTCCCGTCGGTCCCGGCCCATGCCGTTTTATTTTCGTAACAGTGATGGAGACGAATTGTACTTTGTCCATCGCGGACATGGCAGCATCGAGACGGACTTTGGTCCGCTGGAGTACGAGAAGGGCGATTACATCGTGCTTCCCCGCTCCGTTACCTACCGCGTGGTGCCGGCGGTGGAGGATAATTTCTTCCTCATCATCCAATCGAAGGCGGAGTTCAATCAGCCGGAGCGCGGCCTTCTCGGTCAGCATGCTCTCTACGATCCTGCGGTCATTGTCGTGCCTGAGCCCTCGCCGCTTTCCTCGAAGGCCGAGGATCGCGACGAGTGGGAGGTGCGCATCCGCTGTGAAGGCGAGCACTCCAAGGTCTTCTACCCCTTCAACCCTATTGACGTCATCGGGTGGAAGGGCGACTTGACGGCATGGAAGATCAACCTGCGCGACATTCGTCCGGTGATGAGCCATCGGGCCCATCTACCACCGAGCGCACACACCACGTTCGTCACCGAGGGAGCCGTGGTTTGCAGCTTTGTTCCGCGCCCGCTGGAGCAGGAGGCCGACGCGATGAAGGTCCCCTTCTTCCACCGCAATACGGATTACGACGAATTCATCTTCTACCACGATGGAGACTTCTTCAGTAAGGACAACATCGAGCCCGGTTATGCCACGCTGCACCCTCGCGGAATCCACCACGGCCCCCACCCCAAGGCGCTTGCGAATCAGGGGAAGAAGACGCACACCGACGAGTACGCGGTCATGTTGGACGGCCTGAACCCCATCCATGTGCTACCCGCGGGAGAGCAGGTGGAGTGGGCAGATTACTGGGCAAGCTGGGGCGCCGCAGCACGAAACAAAAAACGCCGGCAAACGGAAACGGTACCATAAGAACATGCCTGAGCAAGACTCCCAAGACATGCTGACTTTCGATCCCGCGAACTATGCCCCACAGGACATCTATAAATTGATGGTGGGATCGATTGTGCCGCGCCCCATCGCATTTGTATCTACCGTGGATGCAAATGGAGTTGGCAACCTGGCTCCCTTCAGCTTCTTTACAGCGGCCAGCGCCAATCCCCCGGTCGTCTGCTTCTGCCCCATGCTTCGCCGTGTCGGTCCGCCGGAAAAGGATACTCTGCGCAATGTGGAGGCTACTCGTGAGTTCGTCGTCAACATCGTTTCCGAGGAGTTTGCGGAACGGATGAACCTTTGTTCCGCCGAGGTGCCGCCGGAGGTCAATGAATTTGATATCTCCGGGCTCACTCCGCTCGCCAGCGAACTGGTTCGTCCCCCTCGCGTTGCGGAGTCGCATGTGCAGATGGAGTGCCGCCTGCTGCAGGTAGTCCGAGTCAGCGACAAGCCAATGGGAGGGGTGCTCGTGCTGGGCGAGGTGCTGCGCTTCCACGTCCGCGAGGGATTGGTCGCCGAGTTTCGCATCGATCCTGCCAAGCTGAAGGCCATCGGTCGCATGGCCGGGACCACGTACGTCCGTACCACCGACCGTTTTGACATGGATCGGCCGCACTGACCGCTCCACGCTACCCATCGCTGGAAATTCATGTTTGCCCAATCTGAGAATCAGAAAACATAAAGGCAGGTCCATCGTTGAATCGCATTCTTGACTTCCTTGTGGAAACGTTCATCGCGACTTTTGGGATCACCCGACCCAGGCCAGAACAGCAGCAACTCGTCCGCTTTCTGCTCGGCGGATTTATTCTTGGCGCGATCCTGCTAGCTGTTGGTATAGTCGTTTTCTTCTGGTTTCAGCTTCGCTAGACCGGAGGCGGTGATTCTGCCGAGGGCAAACCTGCTCTCAAGCTGCAGATTTTTCAGCAAATTCTAAAAAAACAAAATATTTGTTGCAACGAATATCTCGCTGTATCATCCATTTAAGTGGAGCTTGTTCACGGCCAGCTTGGCGCAGGAAAGCTCGACAACCAGCAGCAGCAGCTTCCCAAGAGGAGATTGATCGATGAAGTTCAAGGCATTGGCAGTAGCGACAGTATTGGCAGTAGGTGCTTCCCTAGCGAGCGCCCAGACTTCGACATGGAAGTTCGATTCGGCGCACAGCTCCGCTGATTTCGTAATTCGCCACATGGGCATTTCGAATGTGCATGGACACTTCGGCAATGTGAGTGGAACCATCAACCTGGACGACAAGGACATCACCAAGTCCTCTGTTAAGGCCACCGTGGATACCACGACTGTCGACACCGGCGTCGAGCAACGCAACACCCACTTGAAGAGCGCTGACTTCTTCGATGTGGCAAAGTATCCTGATATGACCTTTGTGAGCAAGCAGTTGGTGAAGAAGGATGGCAAACTGGAGCTGATCGGCGACCTCACCATGCACGGAGTGACCAAGAGCGTGACTCTCGATCTGGATGGCCCCAGCCAGGTTATGGTCGATCCGAAGGGTGTCTCGCACCGCGGATTCTCTGCCACCACCAGCATTCACCGCGCCGACTTCGGACTCACTTACGGAAACGGAATCCTGGGAGACGATGTGAAGGTCTCTCTCGACGTGGAAGCAATCAAGCAGTAAAAGATACGGCAGGGACAATCGCAGGGGGGATGCGCTCGGAAGCACTTGAGGCGCATTCCTCCAGCACGTCTCTGCGGGGTGGATCTATGGTCAGGAAGCTCCAAGAGGAGATTAAACAGTCACTACCCTTCTCCACGCTGGAAGAAGAAGCGATGCTGAACCTGTCACGGACAGCAGACCGTTTGCAGAGCTCCTTTCGACAGATGCTGAAGCAGTATGCGCTTACCCCGGCACAATACAACGTGCTCCGCATCCTGCGGGGCGCCGCGCCGTCGGGACTGACCTGCAATGATCTGGGTTCGCGGATGATCAGCGAAGACCCGGACATCACCCGGCTGCTGGATCGGCTGACCAAGCAGAATCTGGTTCGCCGGCGCCGGGATCAGACCGATCGCCGCGTGATTTATACCTGGATCACTCCAGCGGGACTGGAGAAATTGAAAGAGCTGGATCCCCTGGTAATCAGCTATATCCAGAATCAGGTGAAACATATGAGCCAGGAGCGGCTCCTGTTGCTTATCGATCTGCTGGAGGAGGCTCGCCAGTCAGCCGACACTCCTGTAGAGAATGCTCCGGCTGCGGCACACACACTCCACGAATAGTCCCAGAGAATCCGGCTTCGATTCCGCAGGTTGAGCGGCAGGATTCCCCTGGTTAGTGACTCACATCCTCGGTAAGGGACGCGGGCGCGTGGCCGTTTGTCTTTCCGCCTTCGAGAGCCTCGCTGGTTATGGTAGTGGAGCCTCCAGCCGCCTCTGGGGAAGATTTGTGCAGCTCATGGTGCAAGCAATAGAGCGCCAGCTCGAGTCTGTCCGAGACGCCCAGCTTGTCATACACCTTGCGCAGATAATTCTTGATCACCTGCTCGGTGGTTCCGAGCTGATAGGCAATTTCCTTATTTCTCTTACCCTGGGTGATGCAGGTGATGATTGCCAGCTCCTTGGGGGAGAGACGAGGCTGGGTACGGGAGCTGGTCGGATTCATCGCCTGCGACCGATACGCTTCGATGACCCAGTTGACCGACTGATTGTCGATCCAGGTCTCACCCGCAGCGATCTTCCGCACGCACTTTACCAGCAGATCGGGGGAGATGGACCGCGGAATGATTCCACGCACTCCACGACGATACAGCTCCACTGTGTTCGATTCATCCGACGCCATGGTCTGAATGATGATCTTGACGTTGGGGGCGCGGCGTACGATCTCCGGAATCGCGTCTGTGGTGCCGCTCAGCAGGTTCCCCTCAAGCATCACGATGTCGCAGGGAAAGCGCTCGACAGCCTCATGAAGACCGGCGATGGAATCCACCTGAGATACGACGCGTATGTCGTCCTCAAGAGCGAATATTTTGCGCATGCCAACGCGGTAGATTGCCTGGGAATCCGCCAGGAGAACACGGATGACAGCGTGGGTTGCGGCTGTATCTGCCTCGGGCTGCTCAGATTCGGGTTCTTCAAAAAAATTGGATTTGGCAGGAACCATAAGTATTCATTCCGTGAAGCGATATTCATCAATGACAGCCGCCGCATGACACCTTGGCGGGCTTGCGTAGGAGCGCACCACGTGGCCTACACAATGAATAATCACGTCAGCCGATGTTCCCAGCGTGACAGCAGGCATAGTCAAAGCAAATTGGAGACGCGCGTGAATCGGTAGAAGCTGGTCGCTCTCAAAGAGAACACCACTCGACGAAATATTTGCGGTTACCGTCTCCATAATCCCGTGGTCAGTGATAACCCTCATCGGTAAGCGAAGCGGAAACCGCACTGCCGACCTGTCTTCGGTCACGGAACGGTTGCGCTTCACGGGATGATCAGCACTCCCCATGGGGAAAGGCGTCCGAAAAATGTCTTCCTACAAGTCTGGAAGTTTCTACACAATAGCGCGAAATTTCGGAATTTGCACGTGACTAAAGTTTGAAATAACACCAAAGTGTTAATCGAGTCGTCACTTTTCTGCACAAATCCCTGATTACCGCAAAGAAACCACCCCATAGCCAGCGGCATTGGCTGCTAACTAAAGAGGTTCTGTGAAAATGTCGCAAACGGGAACCCGAAGAGTACCTATCCCGGAATTACCTCTGAAGAAATTACGTGCCGCGGACCAGGGATCGACAGGTTGCTGCCAGCCAAACCTGCTGCGGCTTCATCGCCCCCGTTAGGGAGCAGCTCAGCTCAATGGGCACGCAAAGCGTGATCCGCCGTTTCGTTCAGCAAAACGAAATCGCGATCGCTGTGTCTCGACAATTGGCCGCCTATTTCTTCGTGAAGTCCGCGCCAATCGCGGTAATTCCCCTTGTTCGCCCGTTGGGAAGGCTACATGGTTGGACGGCGGGATTCCTTGTCAAGACCCAGCACGAGGGTTACTAAGTGGCTATTAAAAATGGCACTTCGGGCCCCGATTCGAATCTGCCTTAGATCTGGAAAGGCCTCTCACGGGCTTGGCTGCGATGCGAATCGCCGATGAAAATCTAAACCGTGACTTTAGGTAATCCCGCCCAGGCAAAGGTACAACAGGGCAAAGTCACAAAAAAACAATCGATTTATAACCAAAAAGTTGTAGCTGATAGAGAGAAATCGGTCTACCCTGCCCTTAACACATGAATACCTCACTCTGAATTTCCTACTCTAGGAGCCTGTTTATGACCGCGCTGTCCTACAAGTCTGCCGCCCTGGTTACCGCCCTAATCATGACGATTGCAACAACGTCTTTCGCTTCGACCCACAGCCCTAGTGCACCGCAACCGATTCCTCCTGCTGGAGACTCCTTTGCCGCTCTCCGCAGCCCCAGCGCTCCTCAGCCCATTCCTCCCGCTGGTGATTCATTCCGCAGCCCAAGCGCACCGCAACCGATTCCTCCTGCCGGAGACTCCTTTGCCGCTCTCCGCAGCCCAAGCGCACCGCAGCCCATTCCTCCTGCTGGAGACTCCTTTGCCGCTCTCCGCAGCCCCAGCGCTCCGCAGCCCATTCCCCCGGCTGGCGATTCGTTCCGCAGTCCAAGTGCACCGCAACCCATTCCTCCTGCCGGGGACTCGCTAGCTTAGGAGGTGGTTGTGCAGGTTTTTACCTCAAAGGGCTGGCGGCTAAGTTATTCTGCAACCGGAAGGTGAACAGTGAGCCTGCCTGGCATCGATAGTTTGTTGTGGGTGGCGGGCTACGGCGCGACGGCGATCCTGATCGTCGCCATTTTTTCGCGTGGTCTGCACCGGACCTTCCCTATCTTCACCGGCTATTTAATATCCGCGCTTGTCACAGACCCGCTCTTATATTGGGTTCATTCTCAATTTCCCACGCGATATTTCGACTCGTACTTCGCCATGAATGGAGTTGACTACCTCTTTCAATTGGCGCTGCTGTTTGAGATCGGGGCGAATATTGTGCGGCCGGTGCGGAAGTCTTTGCCGGCCGGAGTCGTGTGGCTCCTGGCTGGCTTTCTTGTTGCGGCTGCCACGGTGACCGCAATCTTTGCCTTTTACTCCACCCCTCATTCCCTTTCCCATCTCGGCGTTATCTTCGTAAAGATGAACCTGGGAATGGCAGTCCTCCGATTGGGTATTTTTGTATCGATCGCAGCGTTTGCCCAGATGCTGGGGATTGGCTGGAAGAGCCATGTGCTGCAACTGGCTACAGGCCTGGCCTTCTACTCTGCGATCAGCCTGATCGTCGCCAGCGCACAGAGCAGTACGGGCTTAACCCATTTGTTTCACCCACTTGCACAGATACAGGTCGCAAGTTACGTGGGTACCCTGGCTTTCTGGATCTGGTCCTTTGCCCGTGAAGAAGCGCCGAGGAAAGAATTTAGTCCACAAATGGAAAATTTTCTGCTATCTATAGCAGGAAGTACACGGTCTGAGCGTTTAGCTCTTCAAGCGGGAATCGACAAACCCAGGAATCGAGAGCGATAACAATGGTCCTCCCTCTGCTTCAGGTTTTGGTCACGATGCTGCTACTGCTTTATGCAGGCCGATGGCGGCGGAATCAGGTAAAAAAGGCCAATGAGAGCTGGGAATCTATCGTGGCCCGGCTTCGCGCCAACGACTGGGGGCTCGAAGAGGTTTCCGAGCGTTATCTCTATAGCGGAGCGATCAAGGCGACCACGCATGGAATCTGGGCAAAGATCGACGGCGCCAAGGGCCTGTGGGCGATGTACTGCAACGCCCCGGTTCTGATTCAGCTTGCCGATTATGCTGCCGAGCACGGCGATGGCGTCTCGGAAGAGATTCTGGAATCACTCCGCAGCGATGCATTTCAAATTCGGATTTGTGTTCTTATGGCGCTTGCGCAGCATGTCCTGTCGCGGTCCTCAGTCGCTGCCGAGGTCAATGCTCACCGCGCGACGGAAATCTATAGCGCGATGCTGCACCGCTTGACGATGCTGTTTCAGGATCACTCCACCATGCTCTTTCCGCGCTTCCTGGCGGCGATGTAGTTCGAGACCGGATCGTAAAAAGCGCGTCTCCTGGAGACGCGCTTTTTCATTGCCTCCAAGTCTGTAAATCCTTAGGCAGGATTCTCCTCCACAGAAGCGGTAATGCGGGTAAACTCGTCCTCCGTCAGCCGGAATGTCATTGCCTTCACCGTTCCCTCAATCTGGGCTGGCCGGCGTGCGCCGACGATTGCTGCTGTCACCGCAGGGTTGTGGAGTGTCCATGCGATGGCGACCACTCCGGGCTCGACACCATGGCTGTTACCAATCTCCCGGAGTAATTCGACCAGCTTGAGGTTGCGAGAAAGCTTCGGCTCGTTGAACTGTGGCGCCTTGCGCCGCCAATCATCCGCCGGGAGCTTCTGGATCCGCTCCGCAGTCATCTTGCCGGTCAATAGCCCGGAGGCCATCGGCGAGTAATTGATGACGCCAATTCCATGCTTCTGACAGAACGGCAAAAGCTCTGCCTCAACTCCGCGGTTCAGCAGAGAGTAGGGCGGCTGCAGGGAGGTGATCGGCGCAATCCGCAGGACTCGCTCCATTTGCTCCACGCTGAAGTTCGATACGCCGATGTATCGCACCTTCCCTTGCTGCTGGAAGCGAGCCAATGTCTCCCAGCCTTCCTCAATCTCGGCCTCGGGATTAGGCCAGTGAATCTGATAGAGATCGATGACATCGACATTCAGGCGGCGGAGTGAGCTCTCCAACTCCTCCTGCAGAGAGGCGGCCTTCAGGCTGCGATAGATCTTGCGATCCTCATGCCAGCGCATGGAGCACTTGGTAAAGATGTATGGCTTTTTCGACCGCCCCTTCAGCGCCTTGGCAACCATCTCTTCTGAGTGGCCCAGGCCATAGATGGCAGCCGTGTCAATCCAGTTCACACCGAGGTCGAGAGCTCGCTGGATCGCGGCGATCGATTCTGAATCGTCCTGGGCGCCCCAGGCAAACTCCCAGTTGCCGCCACCGATGGCCCACGCGCCAAAACCGATAGGGGTAAGTTGCAGATCAGAGTTGCCAAGAGAACGGGTAGAGATAAGAGTAGAAGTCGTAGACATGATGCTGAATTAGATGCGTTCACCCCCAGGGCGGGCTTCGTACATTTTCAGCAGCATCCAGGCAGAGATCGTGCCGGCGTCCTTGATGCCGCCGCTTTGGATCATCGATTCGAACTCCGCGATGGTCACGCGCTTGACGGTTAGGTCCTGCTCTTCCGGCTCCAGGCTGGGCTCGCCCTGTGTAAGGCCGGTGGCGCGAAATATGTGGAAGCCCTGGTTCGACATTCCATAGGCGATATAGAGGTGGCCGAGATAGTCCATCCGATCCGCTAACAGGCCCGTCTCTTCCTGCAACTCGCCGCGAGCCACATCTGCCGGGTCCGCAGTGGGGTTTTGCTCCCATGTGCCCTGCGGAAACTCCAGAAAGCGCGCTCCAACCGGATAGCGAAGCTGCTCGACCAGATAAACGTGCTCCTCCTCGATGGGGATAATCAGCGCAAAATCCGGCTTTTCGATAACTCCATAAATACCTGCGGTGCCGTCCGCGCGCTCAATCGCGTCCTCCCGCACACGCATCCAGCGGTTCTCATAAACAATGCGGCTTGAGATGGTCTTCATCGGTCCTCTTGAACCTGTCATGAATCTAGCATCCATACGCTGTGTCGTGCCCGGCCTCTCTCTCAAGGTTCGCTGTCATCGGTTTGCTGCCACCTCTGTGACTTTGGTCGATTGCGGCGGCACATAGCCGTGTTACGCTGCGATCAAATGGCAAACCAACGGACCAACAAGATCGGAATCATTGGCGCGGGTAGCGTAGGCGCAACCATCGCCTATGCGTGCATGCTACGCGGAGTCAGCCAACGCATCAGCCTCTTCGACGTCAATCAGGAAAAGGTGAATGCCGAAGTACTGGATCTGAATCACGGGCTGCAATTTGTCCCCGTCGCTGAGGTGAATGGCTCCGATGACATGAATGTGCTGGAAGGCTCCGATGTGATCGTCATGACGGCCGGCGCGAAACAGAAGCCGGGCCAGACGCGCATGGACCTAGCCGAAGCCAACGCAAACATCTGCCGCAAGATCATTCCCGAGGTGTTGCGCGTGGCTCCGGATGCCGTTCTGCTCATGGTCACCAACCCGGTAGACGTGATGACCTACATTGCTCAAAAACTGAGCGGCCTGCCGGCAAACCAGGTGCTGGGCAGCGGAACGGTCCTCGATAGCTCACGGTTTCGCTATCTGATCGCGAAGCGCTGCGCTGTCGCTGTGCCGAATGTGCATGCCTACATTGTTGGCGAGCATGGGGACAGCGAAATCCCGCTGTGGTCGAGCGCAAGCATTGGCGCAGTTCCTCTGGATCAATGGGCGGTCCCCGGCCATGGCCAACTGACCGGCAATGATCGCACGCATATCTTTGAAAGCGTACGCACCGCGGCAGACCAGGTAATTGCCGGTAAGGGCGCAACGAATTACGCCATCGGGCTCGCCGCGAGCAGCATCCTTGAAGCCATCCTGAACGATGCGAACCGTGTATTGCCGGTTAGTTCCCTGCTCACCGAATATCGCGGAATTTCCGGCGTATGTCTTTCGATTCCCTGTATCGTCAACCGGCGCGGTGTGGAAGCCGCACTCCCTGTGCCCATGAATGTGGACGAGATGGAGGGTTTGAAGGCGAGCGCTGACAGGATCTGCGAGGTCGTTCATTCGCTGGGATTCTAGAAGGTTTGCGCGAATTCTCAGAACGATACTGCTGCCTAAACCAACAGCATCGCGAATTGATGCATCTCTTGCTTAAGAAGGTCATGGTTGGCGGAGGAGCGCGGGTTTTCGCGATTTCCTCCGCTTGCTATCGGCGAAGGAGAATCGCGCCAGCCGATAGACTTCGCCAACCGCTGATTTTGGAGTTCACCGCGAATACCTGCTCCGGCCTCAACACCTGGAGCCGCGGCGAAGTTTGTCTCAAACCGCCTTGCAGCTGCCGCAGATAATCTTACGTGTGCGGTTCCTCAACAGCAATCGAGGCTGGCGGTTGCGATGCAGCCTTCTTTGCAGAGGATTTTTTCGCAGCCGACTTCTTCGCCGAGGACTTCTTTCTGGCTGACGGCTTCGGCGCGGCTCCTAAGAGCTGTGCCCACCGGCACTCCGGCTTATGTGGTGCAGCCTTTGCTTTTTTCACCGCGAGTTGGGCAACGGCGTTCACAATCCACTCAAAGCTCTCGGCTCCTACTGAGTTCAAATCTGCATCCGGCGCGGGATTCATGAAGTCGATGGCATAAGGCACTCCATCCTCGACGGCAAACTCCACCGTGTTGAAGTCGTAACCGAGAGCGCGGCAGAGTGTAACGGCATCCCGCCTCACTCTCGCGATCAGCTTCCTGTCGTAAGCCGGAGGATCCTGCACATACCGCTCTGCATGCGGCCGGCGCGGATCGTAAGGCATCACGCGTACATGCTCCTGGCCCACAACGTAGCAGCGGAAATATTCCTTGAAGTGCACGGCCCGCTGCAGGACCATGCAGAGGTCGCGGCTCTGATCGTAGGCGTTGAAGAACTCGTCGCGATTGTGTACGTGAAACACATCCCGCCAGCCTCCACCATCGATGGGCTTGAGGAAGCTGGGAAAGCCGATGGAGTCAAACAGATCATCCCACTTCAACGGATACTCCAGATTGCGCATGGAGCGGTCCGTCGTGCC
Proteins encoded in this region:
- a CDS encoding fumarylacetoacetate hydrolase family protein gives rise to the protein MKLCTFEVQTHLGSFRRLGAVCSDSVIDLNFAAALHLENSRHADALVPPSLLAWLEGGTLTHKTTLDAIAYLPAHLWQGKHGETLRYRHDEIRMLTPLPDARSLRDFYAFEAHVQSGFEKRNEAMPKEWYEIPVYYQTGHHNLIGSDQDVLWPSFTERFDYELELAAIIGREGRNIKAEEARQYIAGYTILNDFSARDMQKREMKVRLGPAKGKHWCSGLGPWMVTADELTNPYDLVMTARVNGEEWSRGYSGDLHWKFEQMIEFLTLDDTIYPGDIIGSGTVGTGCGLELDKWVQPGDTLELEIEKIGVLRNRVVRK
- a CDS encoding homogentisate 1,2-dioxygenase — encoded protein: MFPLKKGKTAQQAHVGLPQGTYEEEHGRKGFYGKAAHLYHTHPPTDWIRFEGKLRPHLFDLNKLEPGDHKDPAGGPETFLHNQDVLLSVSRRSRPMPFYFRNSDGDELYFVHRGHGSIETDFGPLEYEKGDYIVLPRSVTYRVVPAVEDNFFLIIQSKAEFNQPERGLLGQHALYDPAVIVVPEPSPLSSKAEDRDEWEVRIRCEGEHSKVFYPFNPIDVIGWKGDLTAWKINLRDIRPVMSHRAHLPPSAHTTFVTEGAVVCSFVPRPLEQEADAMKVPFFHRNTDYDEFIFYHDGDFFSKDNIEPGYATLHPRGIHHGPHPKALANQGKKTHTDEYAVMLDGLNPIHVLPAGEQVEWADYWASWGAAARNKKRRQTETVP
- a CDS encoding flavin reductase family protein; the encoded protein is MLTFDPANYAPQDIYKLMVGSIVPRPIAFVSTVDANGVGNLAPFSFFTAASANPPVVCFCPMLRRVGPPEKDTLRNVEATREFVVNIVSEEFAERMNLCSAEVPPEVNEFDISGLTPLASELVRPPRVAESHVQMECRLLQVVRVSDKPMGGVLVLGEVLRFHVREGLVAEFRIDPAKLKAIGRMAGTTYVRTTDRFDMDRPH
- a CDS encoding YceI family protein — encoded protein: MKFKALAVATVLAVGASLASAQTSTWKFDSAHSSADFVIRHMGISNVHGHFGNVSGTINLDDKDITKSSVKATVDTTTVDTGVEQRNTHLKSADFFDVAKYPDMTFVSKQLVKKDGKLELIGDLTMHGVTKSVTLDLDGPSQVMVDPKGVSHRGFSATTSIHRADFGLTYGNGILGDDVKVSLDVEAIKQ
- a CDS encoding MarR family transcriptional regulator, with protein sequence MLNLSRTADRLQSSFRQMLKQYALTPAQYNVLRILRGAAPSGLTCNDLGSRMISEDPDITRLLDRLTKQNLVRRRRDQTDRRVIYTWITPAGLEKLKELDPLVISYIQNQVKHMSQERLLLLIDLLEEARQSADTPVENAPAAAHTLHE
- a CDS encoding response regulator transcription factor, with protein sequence MVPAKSNFFEEPESEQPEADTAATHAVIRVLLADSQAIYRVGMRKIFALEDDIRVVSQVDSIAGLHEAVERFPCDIVMLEGNLLSGTTDAIPEIVRRAPNVKIIIQTMASDESNTVELYRRGVRGIIPRSISPDLLVKCVRKIAAGETWIDNQSVNWVIEAYRSQAMNPTSSRTQPRLSPKELAIITCITQGKRNKEIAYQLGTTEQVIKNYLRKVYDKLGVSDRLELALYCLHHELHKSSPEAAGGSTTITSEALEGGKTNGHAPASLTEDVSH
- a CDS encoding aldo/keto reductase encodes the protein MSTTSTLISTRSLGNSDLQLTPIGFGAWAIGGGNWEFAWGAQDDSESIAAIQRALDLGVNWIDTAAIYGLGHSEEMVAKALKGRSKKPYIFTKCSMRWHEDRKIYRSLKAASLQEELESSLRRLNVDVIDLYQIHWPNPEAEIEEGWETLARFQQQGKVRYIGVSNFSVEQMERVLRIAPITSLQPPYSLLNRGVEAELLPFCQKHGIGVINYSPMASGLLTGKMTAERIQKLPADDWRRKAPQFNEPKLSRNLKLVELLREIGNSHGVEPGVVAIAWTLHNPAVTAAIVGARRPAQIEGTVKAMTFRLTEDEFTRITASVEENPA
- a CDS encoding NUDIX hydrolase, encoding MKTISSRIVYENRWMRVREDAIERADGTAGIYGVIEKPDFALIIPIEEEHVYLVEQLRYPVGARFLEFPQGTWEQNPTADPADVARGELQEETGLLADRMDYLGHLYIAYGMSNQGFHIFRATGLTQGEPSLEPEEQDLTVKRVTIAEFESMIQSGGIKDAGTISAWMLLKMYEARPGGERI
- a CDS encoding L-lactate dehydrogenase: MANQRTNKIGIIGAGSVGATIAYACMLRGVSQRISLFDVNQEKVNAEVLDLNHGLQFVPVAEVNGSDDMNVLEGSDVIVMTAGAKQKPGQTRMDLAEANANICRKIIPEVLRVAPDAVLLMVTNPVDVMTYIAQKLSGLPANQVLGSGTVLDSSRFRYLIAKRCAVAVPNVHAYIVGEHGDSEIPLWSSASIGAVPLDQWAVPGHGQLTGNDRTHIFESVRTAADQVIAGKGATNYAIGLAASSILEAILNDANRVLPVSSLLTEYRGISGVCLSIPCIVNRRGVEAALPVPMNVDEMEGLKASADRICEVVHSLGF